In Spirosoma aureum, a single genomic region encodes these proteins:
- a CDS encoding DUF2911 domain-containing protein, with amino-acid sequence MKRVLIILAIIAAILLVGFFALRSWTKSSSPETIAQFDQDGLSVKVDYCQPYKKGRPIFGGLVPYGKVWRTGANEATVIEFGQNVNVAGKALSAGHYSLWTIPTQNGWTAIFNREVGQWGTNYNEAEDVLRVPVTSQKHSPMAEQFTINFVPQVGGADMLLVWDETEAIVPIRKQ; translated from the coding sequence ATGAAACGTGTTTTAATTATCCTTGCCATTATTGCGGCCATCCTGCTCGTCGGTTTCTTTGCCTTACGTAGCTGGACGAAATCCAGTAGTCCCGAAACCATAGCCCAGTTCGATCAGGATGGCCTTAGTGTAAAGGTCGATTACTGTCAGCCCTATAAGAAAGGTCGCCCAATTTTTGGCGGACTAGTACCCTATGGTAAGGTATGGCGAACGGGTGCCAATGAAGCTACGGTTATTGAGTTTGGGCAGAATGTAAACGTAGCAGGCAAAGCATTGAGCGCCGGGCACTATTCACTCTGGACGATTCCTACTCAAAATGGCTGGACTGCCATTTTTAATCGGGAGGTTGGCCAGTGGGGAACCAACTATAACGAGGCTGAAGATGTGCTGAGGGTACCTGTAACCTCACAAAAGCATAGTCCCATGGCCGAACAGTTTACGATCAACTTTGTGCCACAGGTGGGCGGAGCCGACATGCTATTGGTCTGGGATGAAACCGAGGCTATCGTGCCAATTCGCAAACAATAG